One genomic region from Haloterrigena gelatinilytica encodes:
- a CDS encoding uS10/mL48 family ribosomal protein: MTFVTRLTLQSGDRAALDAIVDDIKSTAERKGAALKGPHSHPPEKHSVPQHCRLHADDERRFSSWSYTVFTRELEIHGHDNLARNIASQNFPDSVHIEAEVEQIRGAGQSN, encoded by the coding sequence ATGACCTTCGTGACCCGTCTGACGCTCCAGAGCGGCGATCGCGCCGCGCTCGACGCCATCGTCGACGACATCAAATCGACCGCCGAACGCAAGGGCGCCGCGCTGAAAGGCCCCCACTCTCACCCCCCGGAGAAACACTCCGTGCCCCAGCACTGCCGGCTCCACGCCGACGACGAGCGGCGATTCTCCTCGTGGAGCTACACCGTCTTCACCCGCGAACTCGAGATTCACGGTCACGACAACCTCGCGCGCAACATCGCCTCGCAGAACTTCCCCGACTCGGTCCACATCGAGGCCGAGGTCGAGCAGATCCGCGGCGCCGGGCAGAGCAACTGA
- a CDS encoding DUF302 domain-containing protein, which yields MTDDRSDTARRRFLQVLGAGTALGIGASTTATASGDGDKSATPTVTAGDDDPEAALDDPGLITAESDADFETTVARVEPALEVRDLLLVATIDHAENAESADMDLPPTTLFLFGNPAAGTPLMRASRSVAIDLPQKLLVWEADGQVFVTYNDPRYLARRHDLEGVDQQLTGVADALADLASAVAGTEPDAGED from the coding sequence ATGACGGACGATCGATCCGACACGGCGCGACGACGCTTCTTGCAGGTGCTCGGCGCTGGAACGGCGCTGGGTATCGGTGCATCGACGACGGCCACGGCCAGTGGCGACGGCGACAAATCTGCGACGCCGACGGTCACGGCCGGTGACGACGATCCGGAGGCGGCGCTCGACGATCCGGGACTGATAACCGCGGAGAGCGACGCCGACTTCGAGACGACCGTCGCGCGCGTCGAACCGGCCCTCGAGGTGCGAGACCTGCTGCTCGTCGCGACGATCGACCACGCGGAAAACGCCGAGTCGGCCGATATGGACCTCCCGCCGACGACGCTGTTCCTCTTCGGTAATCCCGCGGCCGGGACGCCGCTGATGCGGGCGAGTCGCTCGGTCGCGATCGACCTCCCGCAGAAACTGCTCGTCTGGGAGGCCGACGGGCAGGTGTTCGTGACCTACAACGATCCGCGGTATCTGGCTCGCCGGCACGACCTCGAGGGTGTCGACCAGCAGCTGACGGGCGTCGCCGACGCGCTGGCCGACCTCGCCAGTGCGGTCGCCGGTACCGAACCCGACGCCGGCGAGGACTGA
- a CDS encoding amidohydrolase — protein sequence MSTDDLVSLRRDLHRRPEPAWCEFYTTARLVDELESRLGDDLDELHVGPDAIAGDHRMAVPDEAELTRWLDRAREAGADEEVLESLAGGYTGAVAVLERGEGPTVGLRVDIDGLPREESDAPDHAPAAAGFRSEHEGAMHACGHDAHATIGIGVAERIAASDDFSGTLKVFFQPAEEVVGGGKSMAKSEHIADVDRLLAIHIGLDHPTGEIVAGIDGFLAVRHLEAEFAGESAHAGGHPEQGRNAVQAMATAVQNLYGIPRHNDGKTRINAGVVEGGSAANIIPDEARILAEVRGETTDLMEYMDRKARHVIRSAAEMHECEVSFGLGAEAPSATSDQRLVDVVADVAGETAGVENVLERDDLGGSEDATYLMQAVQENGGEACYVGIGTDHPGGHHSATFDVDEASIAHGVDVVSGAIERLGRGRP from the coding sequence ATGAGCACGGACGACCTCGTCTCGCTGCGTCGAGACCTCCACCGGCGACCCGAACCGGCCTGGTGCGAGTTCTACACCACCGCACGACTCGTCGACGAACTCGAGTCCAGACTGGGCGACGACCTCGACGAACTCCACGTCGGCCCCGACGCCATCGCGGGCGACCACCGGATGGCCGTCCCCGACGAGGCGGAACTGACCCGCTGGCTCGACCGGGCCCGCGAGGCCGGCGCCGACGAGGAGGTCCTCGAGTCCCTCGCGGGCGGCTACACGGGCGCCGTCGCCGTCTTAGAGCGCGGCGAGGGACCGACGGTGGGCCTGCGCGTCGACATCGACGGGCTCCCGCGCGAGGAGAGCGACGCTCCCGACCACGCTCCCGCCGCGGCGGGGTTCCGCTCGGAACACGAGGGCGCGATGCACGCCTGCGGCCACGACGCCCACGCGACCATCGGGATCGGCGTCGCAGAGCGGATCGCCGCGAGCGACGACTTCTCGGGGACGCTGAAGGTGTTCTTCCAGCCCGCCGAGGAGGTCGTCGGCGGCGGCAAGTCGATGGCGAAGAGCGAGCACATCGCGGACGTCGACCGACTGCTCGCGATCCACATCGGGCTCGACCACCCGACCGGCGAGATCGTCGCCGGCATCGACGGCTTCCTCGCCGTGCGCCACCTCGAGGCCGAGTTCGCCGGCGAGTCGGCCCACGCCGGCGGCCACCCCGAACAGGGGCGCAACGCCGTCCAGGCGATGGCGACCGCAGTGCAAAATCTCTACGGGATCCCGCGGCACAACGACGGCAAGACCCGGATCAACGCCGGCGTCGTCGAGGGCGGCAGCGCCGCCAACATCATTCCGGACGAGGCGCGCATCCTCGCGGAGGTCCGGGGCGAGACGACCGACCTGATGGAGTACATGGACCGGAAGGCCCGCCACGTGATCCGATCGGCCGCCGAGATGCACGAGTGCGAGGTCTCGTTCGGCCTCGGGGCGGAGGCCCCGAGCGCGACAAGCGACCAGCGACTCGTCGACGTCGTCGCCGACGTCGCCGGCGAGACCGCGGGCGTCGAGAACGTCCTCGAGCGCGACGACCTCGGCGGCAGCGAGGACGCGACGTACCTCATGCAGGCCGTCCAGGAGAACGGCGGCGAGGCGTGTTACGTCGGCATCGGGACCGACCACCCCGGCGGCCACCACAGCGCGACGTTCGACGTCGACGAGGCGAGCATCGCCCACGGCGTCGACGTCGTCTCCGGTGCGATCGAGCGACTCGGCCGCGGACGGCCCTGA
- a CDS encoding DUF4397 domain-containing protein has translation MTRNHTRRRALSLIGSTGIVAIAGCTGGGDDSEDEEMSDDGANGDDMENGAEDMNNESESDDMDEAMGNVRVAHLSPDAPNVDVWVDGDAVLEDVPYRAVSDYLPLEPGTYAVEITAAGDPDTVVFDDDLEVGEGDYTVAAVGELEGDDQPFEVMVYEDDLSDPGDQARIRLVHASPDAPAVDVTAGDGETVLFEGAAFGDAAAVEVPGDMYTLEVRPATDANDGDAVATFDVEPDAGTVSSAFAVGYLEPESAPADEPFDLEVVVDHDGDH, from the coding sequence GTGACACGAAATCACACGCGCCGACGCGCACTGTCACTGATCGGCTCCACCGGCATCGTCGCGATCGCCGGTTGCACGGGTGGCGGCGACGATTCGGAGGACGAGGAGATGTCCGACGACGGGGCGAACGGCGACGACATGGAGAACGGAGCCGAAGACATGAACAACGAGTCCGAGAGCGACGACATGGACGAAGCGATGGGGAACGTCCGCGTCGCCCACCTCTCCCCGGACGCGCCGAACGTCGACGTCTGGGTCGACGGCGACGCCGTCCTCGAGGACGTCCCCTACCGGGCCGTCAGCGACTACCTCCCACTCGAGCCCGGGACCTACGCGGTCGAGATCACGGCCGCCGGGGATCCCGACACGGTCGTCTTCGACGACGACCTCGAGGTCGGCGAGGGGGACTACACCGTCGCCGCGGTGGGCGAACTCGAAGGGGACGATCAGCCGTTCGAGGTGATGGTTTACGAGGACGACCTGAGCGATCCCGGCGATCAGGCCCGCATTCGTCTCGTCCACGCCTCGCCGGACGCCCCCGCGGTCGACGTCACCGCCGGCGACGGCGAGACGGTGCTGTTCGAGGGCGCCGCCTTCGGCGACGCGGCCGCCGTCGAGGTCCCCGGGGATATGTACACCCTCGAGGTCCGACCCGCGACCGACGCCAACGACGGCGACGCCGTCGCGACGTTCGACGTCGAACCCGACGCCGGGACCGTCTCCTCGGCCTTCGCGGTCGGCTACCTCGAGCCCGAATCGGCCCCGGCCGACGAGCCGTTCGACCTCGAGGTCGTCGTCGATCACGACGGCGACCACTGA